ATCGCGTCGGCGCACTCACGGACGCCGGCCTCGTCGATGTCGGTCACGACGACGCGCGCGCCCTCGCGCGCGAGCGTCGTCGCGATCGCGCGCCCCAGGCCCGGGTTCGACGCGGCGCCGGTGACGATGGCCACCTTGCCCTGGACCCTGCTCATGTCGCCTCCTTGTCGCAGCGTCAGCCGAGCGGATTCTCCACCAGCTCGAGCACGGTGCCGTCGGGGTCTTTGAAGCAGACGAAGCGCGCGCGTGAGCCCGAGCTCGGCGCCAGCGACGCTGGCTGCGATAGAAACTGCACACCCGCCGCCGCGAGTCTCGCCATGTCGCCGTCGAGATCGTTGGAGGCGAGCGCGATGCGCGCGATCCCCAAGTGGTAGAGGTGAGGGTAAGGCCGGCTGTCGTCGCGCGGCTCCTTCCACTCCAGCAGGTCGATCACGAAGGGCGGATTCGCGCCTTCGAGCGCGATCAGCGCGCCCTTCACGCGGTAGGGCGGCATGGCGACGGCCGCCGCGACCTCGGGCGTGTTCGTCTCGGGCACGCGCCAGATCTCGCGGAAGCCGAGCCG
The sequence above is drawn from the Myxococcota bacterium genome and encodes:
- a CDS encoding SDR family NAD(P)-dependent oxidoreductase — translated: MSRVQGKVAIVTGAASNPGLGRAIATTLAREGARVVVTDIDEAGVRECADA
- a CDS encoding VOC family protein, producing MAVTGLVHVNVNCSDYDRSLAFYGRLGFREIWRVPETNTPEVAAAVAMPPYRVKGALIALEGANPPFVIDLLEWKEPRDDSRPYPHLYHLGIARIALASNDLDGDMARLAAAGVQFLSQPASLAPSSGSRARFVCFKDPDGTVLELVENPLG